A genomic segment from Antedon mediterranea chromosome 6, ecAntMedi1.1, whole genome shotgun sequence encodes:
- the LOC140050952 gene encoding ubiquitin carboxyl-terminal hydrolase 39-like isoform X1 — protein MALSPKKRTNDDISDDEEEGDKAKHLKLEMSRNCPYLDTINRHLLDFDFEKLCSVSLSHLNVYACLVCGKYFQGRGQKSHAYTHSVQVNHHVFLNLHNLRFYCLPDNYEIIDSSLDDIKYVLRPTFTEDLLKALETSSKMSRAYDGTTYLPGIVGLNNIKANDYCNVLLHALSNVTPLQLYFLQEKNYIHIKRPPGDILCLLSQRFGELMRKMWNPRNFKAHVSPHEMLQAVVLCSKKKFQITQQGDPVEFLSWFLNTLHIALNGTKKKSSSIIYQVFQGSMKIFSRKVLPVDITEKDKEECLKKEEYKETSIESPFLYLMLDIPRAPLFRDELEQNIIPQIPLATLMAKFDGTTEKEYKTYKDSTIKRFELTRLPPYLILCLKRFNKNTFFVEKNRTIVNFPVKNIDLKEYLSADPAVRNAHPHTSYDLIANIVHDGEPNKGTYRVHILHKGTGKWNEIQDLHVSDILPQMIALSEAYIQIWELKKEAQTKT, from the exons atggCTTTATCTCCCAAAAAGCGAACAAATGATGATATTTCTGATGACGAAGAAGAAGGTG ataAAGCAAAACATTTGAAACTTGAAATGAGTCGAAATTGTCCATATTTAGACACAATAAACAG GCATCTACTGGACTTTGACTTTGAGAAACTCTGCTCTGTGTCTTTGTCCCATTTAAATGTTTATGCCTGTCTTGTTTGTGGAAAGTACTTTCAAG gTCGTGGACAGAAGTCACATGCATACACACATAGTGTGCAAGTAAACCATCATGTGTTTCTTAATCTTCACAATCTTAGATTTTACTGCCTTCCAGATAACTATGAGATCATTGATTCATCCTTAGATGATATCAAG TATGTCTTGAGACCAACATTTACTGAAGATCTACTTAAGGCTTTAGAAACAAGTTCCAAAATGTCAAGAGCCTATGATGGTACAACGTATCTACCAGGAATTGTGGGATTAAACAATATCAAAGCCAATGACTATTGCAATGTGCTACTTCAC GCTTTATCAAATGTGACACCCTTACAACTGTACTTTCTTCAAGAGAAAAACTACATTCACATAAAGCGACCTCCAGGTGACATTTTGTGCCTTCTATCACAACGATTTGGTGAATTGATGCGAAAGATGTGGAACCCACGGAATTTCAAAGCTCATGTCAGCCCGCATGAGATGTTACAAGCTGTTGTTTTGTGCAGTAAGAAGAAATTTCAAATCACTCAACAAG GAGACCCAGTAGAATTTCTGTCTTGGTTTTTGAACACGCTTCATATTGCATTAAATGGGACCAAAAAGAAGAGCAGTAGCATTATTTACCAAGTGTTTCAGGGTTCTATGAAGATATTCTCACGTAAGGTTTTACCAGTAGATATAACAGAAAAAGATAAGGAAGAGTGTTTAAAGAAAGAGGAATACAAAG AGACATCAATAGAATCACCATTCCTGTACTTGATGTTAGATATCCCAAGAGCTCCTCTGTTTCGGGATGAGTTAGAACAAAACATTATTCCACAGATTCCTTTGGCAACACTTATGGCTAAATTTGATGGCACCACAGAAAAG GAATACAAGACATATAAAGACTCTACCATTAAAAGATTTGAGCTTACCAGGTTACCTCCGTACCTTATACTTTGTCTCAAACGTTTCAACAAAAATACGTTTTTTGTAGAGAAGAATCGAACCATTGTTAATTTTCCAGTCAA GAATATTGATTTAAAAGAGTATTTATCAGCTGATCCTGCTGTACGTAATGCTCATCCACATACTAGCTATGACCTCATAGCAAACATTGTACATGACGGTGAACCCAACAAAGGCACCTATCGTGTCCACATTCTACATAAG GGAACTGGAAAGTGGAACGAGATTCAAGATCTGCATGTGTCTGATATTCTGCCACAAATGATTGCCCTGTCTGAGGCCTATATTCAA atttggGAATTAAAAAAAGAAGCACAAACCAAAACATGA
- the LOC140051146 gene encoding dystrotelin-like isoform X3 — protein sequence MGSSRFSESHGSFGGTWRNSICCLPYCDEATNATKRIVLSRTGCLRVISVKIGIVCLCAARITEKYKYFFEQISDKTGHVTRKSLNILLQDMMEITNVIVESEAFGKNILAAVENCFSNNFGNTVDSQHFMSWMLAEPQTIVWLPTLHRLSASETIKHQSKCCICKAYPIVGLRYKCLKCINFDLCQECFFTGRTSGKHKYTHPTQEYCLGSSSKDDARAFGKIIRNKLSKKRGNNIKQKYLSINGATEADIGFADTELRPDIGTHSNMNKLTQRLAEVETFTPPLAKSKKTSSSKLTSEDENILEKERLQKAINILERENEELLQQIEDRHFIGTGSEGSSEYDWLQLQREEMLARQEVLEERNKQLELQLRRLRLITKVQPTSLSPQHLERLSLPSTQHSRVAPPSLSSFQHTDQASPGIDMVDRADKTPLQSTYSHVPSPQYQPPIIANSLQPNRRRPFHVPSPQDQPPNLDNSLQPNRRRPFHVPSPQDQPPNLDNSLQPNRRRPFHVPSPQDQPPNLDNSLQPNRRRPFHVPSPQYQPPNLDNSLQPNRLRPFHLSDQSELVFPSANATRFYPSEEAQLQDLVQKLEDVFPLNVNHEYSQHAPLDLTSDMAAEYHQDGLGSRSDLNKMLSAATRVGNAMSSLVSKVTI from the exons ATGGGATCATCCAGATTTAGTGAAAGCCATGGATCATTTGg AGGAACTTGGCGGAATTCGATTTGCTGCTTACCGTACTGCGATGAAGCTACGAATGCTACAAAAAGAATTGTGTT GTCTAGGACTGGATGTCTTCGAGTGATCTCTGTGAAAATTGGAATTGTCTGTTTGTGTGCTGCACGTATTACTGAAAAGTATAAAT ATTTCTTTGAACAGATAAGTGACAAGACAGGACATGTTACCCGTAAATCATTGAATATACTTTTACAAGACATGATGGAG ATTACTAATGTAATTGTTGAAAGTGAAGCTTTTGGCAAAAACATCTTGGCTGCAGTGGAAAATTGCTTTTCAAAT AACTTTGGAAATACAGTTGATTCGCAGCACTTTATGTCTTGGATGTTGGCGGAACCACAGACCATCGTATGGCTTCCTACATTGCATCGCCTTTCTGCATCTGAAACAA tTAAGCACCAATCAAAATGTTGCATCTGCAAGGCTTACCCAATTGTTGGCTTGCGTTATAAATGCCTCAAATGTATAAACTTTGACCTTTGTCAAGAATGTTTTTTTACTGGACGAACAAGCGGTAAACATAAGTATACTCATCCAACACAAGAGTATTGTTTGGGG aGTTCGTCTAAGGATGATGCCCGAGCCTTTGGAAAGATTATTCGTAACAAACTGAGCAAAAAACGAGGGaataatataaaacagaaaTATTTGTCAATAAATGGTGCAACAGAAGCAGATATTGGATTTGCAGACACTGAACTCAGACCAGATATAGGAACTCACTCAAACATGAACAAACTTACCCAAAG gtTAGCTGAAGTAGAAACATTTACACCACCTCTTGCTAAATCAAAGAAGACCTCATCATCCAAACTGACCAGTGAAGATGAAAATATACTTGAAAAGGAAAGGCTGCAAAAAGCTATTAACATATTAGAaagagaaaatga GGAACTCCTTCAACAGATTGAGGATCGACATTTCATTGGTACTGGAAGTGAGGGTTCATCTGAGTATGACTGGCTTCAGTTACAGCGTGAAGAGATGCTTGCACGACAAGAGGTCCTTGAGGAACGGAACAAACAGTTGGAATTACAGTTAAGACGTTTGCGTCTAATAACAAAA GTACAACCAACGTCACTTTCTCCACAACACCTTGAGAGATTGTCTTTACCATCAACACAACATAGCAGAGTAGCTCCTCCTAGTTTGTCTTCATTCCAGCACACTGACCAAGCATCGCCGGGGATTGATATGGTTGACAGAGCTGATAAGACACCATTACAATCTACATACAGTCATGTACCTAGTCCTCAATATCAACCTCCAATTATCGCCAATTCACTACAACCAAATAGGCGTCGCCCGTTTCATGTACCTAGTCCTCAAGATCAACCTCCAAACCTTGACAATTCACTACAACCAAATAGGCGTCGCCCGTTTCATGTACCTAGTCCTCAAGATCAACCTCCAAACCTTGACAATTCACTACAACCAAATAGGCGTCGCCCGTTTCATGTACCTAGTCCTCAAGATCAACCTCCAAACCTTGACAATTCACTACAACCAAATAGGCGTCGCCCGTTTCATGTACCTAGTCCTCAATATCAACCTCCAAACCTTGACAATTCACTACAACCAAATAGGCTTCGCCCGTTTCATCTTTCTGACCAATCAGAATTGGTTTTTCCCTCTGCTAATGCTACCAGATTTTATCCATCAGAGGAAGCACAACTTCAGGATTTGGTTCAAAAGTTAGAGGATGTTTTTCCATTAAATGTCAATCATG AATATTCCCAGCATGCTCCTTTAGATTTGACCTCTGACATGGCTGCTGAATATCACCAAGATGGACTAG GTTCTCGTAGTGActtgaataaaatgttatctGCTGCCACCCGTGTTGGAAATGCTATGTCTTCATTGGTGTCAAAGGTCACTATATGA
- the LOC140051146 gene encoding dystrophin-like isoform X2: protein MNSIWDRSTTNNGIPYFINHSTEQTQWDHPDLVKAMDHLEELGGIRFAAYRTAMKLRMLQKELCLHYVEMRFIRIAFDQYGFRQINNTVMDVVQLYNIIYDIFTMCRDRGHPDVRVDHCTDLLLNWILNLYDRSRTGCLRVISVKIGIVCLCAARITEKYKYFFEQISDKTGHVTRKSLNILLQDMMEITNVIVESEAFGKNILAAVENCFSNNFGNTVDSQHFMSWMLAEPQTIVWLPTLHRLSASETIKHQSKCCICKAYPIVGLRYKCLKCINFDLCQECFFTGRTSGKHKYTHPTQEYCLGSSSKDDARAFGKIIRNKLSKKRGNNIKQKYLSINGATEADIGFADTELRPDIGTHSNMNKLTQRELLQQIEDRHFIGTGSEGSSEYDWLQLQREEMLARQEVLEERNKQLELQLRRLRLITKVQPTSLSPQHLERLSLPSTQHSRVAPPSLSSFQHTDQASPGIDMVDRADKTPLQSTYSHVPSPQYQPPIIANSLQPNRRRPFHVPSPQDQPPNLDNSLQPNRRRPFHVPSPQDQPPNLDNSLQPNRRRPFHVPSPQDQPPNLDNSLQPNRRRPFHVPSPQYQPPNLDNSLQPNRLRPFHLSDQSELVFPSANATRFYPSEEAQLQDLVQKLEDVFPLNVNHEYSQHAPLDLTSDMAAEYHQDGLGSRSDLNKMLSAATRVGNAMSSLVSKVTI, encoded by the exons ATGAACTCCATATGGGATCGCTCAACAACAAACAATGGTATACCATATTTCATAAA TCACTCTACTGAGCAAACTCAATGGGATCATCCAGATTTAGTGAAAGCCATGGATCATTTGg AGGAACTTGGCGGAATTCGATTTGCTGCTTACCGTACTGCGATGAAGCTACGAATGCTACAAAAAGAATTGTGTT tgcATTATGTGGAAATGCGTTTTATTCGCATTGCCTTTGATCAGTATGGCTTTCGGCAAATTAATAACACTGTGATGGATGTAGTACAGCTTTACAATATTATCTATGATATTTTCACAATGTGTCGTGACAGAGGACACCCAGATGTAAGAGTTGACCACTGCACTGATCTTCTGCTTAACTGGATTCTAAACCTTTATGACAG GTCTAGGACTGGATGTCTTCGAGTGATCTCTGTGAAAATTGGAATTGTCTGTTTGTGTGCTGCACGTATTACTGAAAAGTATAAAT ATTTCTTTGAACAGATAAGTGACAAGACAGGACATGTTACCCGTAAATCATTGAATATACTTTTACAAGACATGATGGAG ATTACTAATGTAATTGTTGAAAGTGAAGCTTTTGGCAAAAACATCTTGGCTGCAGTGGAAAATTGCTTTTCAAAT AACTTTGGAAATACAGTTGATTCGCAGCACTTTATGTCTTGGATGTTGGCGGAACCACAGACCATCGTATGGCTTCCTACATTGCATCGCCTTTCTGCATCTGAAACAA tTAAGCACCAATCAAAATGTTGCATCTGCAAGGCTTACCCAATTGTTGGCTTGCGTTATAAATGCCTCAAATGTATAAACTTTGACCTTTGTCAAGAATGTTTTTTTACTGGACGAACAAGCGGTAAACATAAGTATACTCATCCAACACAAGAGTATTGTTTGGGG aGTTCGTCTAAGGATGATGCCCGAGCCTTTGGAAAGATTATTCGTAACAAACTGAGCAAAAAACGAGGGaataatataaaacagaaaTATTTGTCAATAAATGGTGCAACAGAAGCAGATATTGGATTTGCAGACACTGAACTCAGACCAGATATAGGAACTCACTCAAACATGAACAAACTTACCCAAAG GGAACTCCTTCAACAGATTGAGGATCGACATTTCATTGGTACTGGAAGTGAGGGTTCATCTGAGTATGACTGGCTTCAGTTACAGCGTGAAGAGATGCTTGCACGACAAGAGGTCCTTGAGGAACGGAACAAACAGTTGGAATTACAGTTAAGACGTTTGCGTCTAATAACAAAA GTACAACCAACGTCACTTTCTCCACAACACCTTGAGAGATTGTCTTTACCATCAACACAACATAGCAGAGTAGCTCCTCCTAGTTTGTCTTCATTCCAGCACACTGACCAAGCATCGCCGGGGATTGATATGGTTGACAGAGCTGATAAGACACCATTACAATCTACATACAGTCATGTACCTAGTCCTCAATATCAACCTCCAATTATCGCCAATTCACTACAACCAAATAGGCGTCGCCCGTTTCATGTACCTAGTCCTCAAGATCAACCTCCAAACCTTGACAATTCACTACAACCAAATAGGCGTCGCCCGTTTCATGTACCTAGTCCTCAAGATCAACCTCCAAACCTTGACAATTCACTACAACCAAATAGGCGTCGCCCGTTTCATGTACCTAGTCCTCAAGATCAACCTCCAAACCTTGACAATTCACTACAACCAAATAGGCGTCGCCCGTTTCATGTACCTAGTCCTCAATATCAACCTCCAAACCTTGACAATTCACTACAACCAAATAGGCTTCGCCCGTTTCATCTTTCTGACCAATCAGAATTGGTTTTTCCCTCTGCTAATGCTACCAGATTTTATCCATCAGAGGAAGCACAACTTCAGGATTTGGTTCAAAAGTTAGAGGATGTTTTTCCATTAAATGTCAATCATG AATATTCCCAGCATGCTCCTTTAGATTTGACCTCTGACATGGCTGCTGAATATCACCAAGATGGACTAG GTTCTCGTAGTGActtgaataaaatgttatctGCTGCCACCCGTGTTGGAAATGCTATGTCTTCATTGGTGTCAAAGGTCACTATATGA
- the LOC140050952 gene encoding ubiquitin carboxyl-terminal hydrolase 39-like isoform X2: MALSPKKRTNDDISDDEEEDKAKHLKLEMSRNCPYLDTINRHLLDFDFEKLCSVSLSHLNVYACLVCGKYFQGRGQKSHAYTHSVQVNHHVFLNLHNLRFYCLPDNYEIIDSSLDDIKYVLRPTFTEDLLKALETSSKMSRAYDGTTYLPGIVGLNNIKANDYCNVLLHALSNVTPLQLYFLQEKNYIHIKRPPGDILCLLSQRFGELMRKMWNPRNFKAHVSPHEMLQAVVLCSKKKFQITQQGDPVEFLSWFLNTLHIALNGTKKKSSSIIYQVFQGSMKIFSRKVLPVDITEKDKEECLKKEEYKETSIESPFLYLMLDIPRAPLFRDELEQNIIPQIPLATLMAKFDGTTEKEYKTYKDSTIKRFELTRLPPYLILCLKRFNKNTFFVEKNRTIVNFPVKNIDLKEYLSADPAVRNAHPHTSYDLIANIVHDGEPNKGTYRVHILHKGTGKWNEIQDLHVSDILPQMIALSEAYIQIWELKKEAQTKT, encoded by the exons atggCTTTATCTCCCAAAAAGCGAACAAATGATGATATTTCTGATGACGAAGAAGAAG ataAAGCAAAACATTTGAAACTTGAAATGAGTCGAAATTGTCCATATTTAGACACAATAAACAG GCATCTACTGGACTTTGACTTTGAGAAACTCTGCTCTGTGTCTTTGTCCCATTTAAATGTTTATGCCTGTCTTGTTTGTGGAAAGTACTTTCAAG gTCGTGGACAGAAGTCACATGCATACACACATAGTGTGCAAGTAAACCATCATGTGTTTCTTAATCTTCACAATCTTAGATTTTACTGCCTTCCAGATAACTATGAGATCATTGATTCATCCTTAGATGATATCAAG TATGTCTTGAGACCAACATTTACTGAAGATCTACTTAAGGCTTTAGAAACAAGTTCCAAAATGTCAAGAGCCTATGATGGTACAACGTATCTACCAGGAATTGTGGGATTAAACAATATCAAAGCCAATGACTATTGCAATGTGCTACTTCAC GCTTTATCAAATGTGACACCCTTACAACTGTACTTTCTTCAAGAGAAAAACTACATTCACATAAAGCGACCTCCAGGTGACATTTTGTGCCTTCTATCACAACGATTTGGTGAATTGATGCGAAAGATGTGGAACCCACGGAATTTCAAAGCTCATGTCAGCCCGCATGAGATGTTACAAGCTGTTGTTTTGTGCAGTAAGAAGAAATTTCAAATCACTCAACAAG GAGACCCAGTAGAATTTCTGTCTTGGTTTTTGAACACGCTTCATATTGCATTAAATGGGACCAAAAAGAAGAGCAGTAGCATTATTTACCAAGTGTTTCAGGGTTCTATGAAGATATTCTCACGTAAGGTTTTACCAGTAGATATAACAGAAAAAGATAAGGAAGAGTGTTTAAAGAAAGAGGAATACAAAG AGACATCAATAGAATCACCATTCCTGTACTTGATGTTAGATATCCCAAGAGCTCCTCTGTTTCGGGATGAGTTAGAACAAAACATTATTCCACAGATTCCTTTGGCAACACTTATGGCTAAATTTGATGGCACCACAGAAAAG GAATACAAGACATATAAAGACTCTACCATTAAAAGATTTGAGCTTACCAGGTTACCTCCGTACCTTATACTTTGTCTCAAACGTTTCAACAAAAATACGTTTTTTGTAGAGAAGAATCGAACCATTGTTAATTTTCCAGTCAA GAATATTGATTTAAAAGAGTATTTATCAGCTGATCCTGCTGTACGTAATGCTCATCCACATACTAGCTATGACCTCATAGCAAACATTGTACATGACGGTGAACCCAACAAAGGCACCTATCGTGTCCACATTCTACATAAG GGAACTGGAAAGTGGAACGAGATTCAAGATCTGCATGTGTCTGATATTCTGCCACAAATGATTGCCCTGTCTGAGGCCTATATTCAA atttggGAATTAAAAAAAGAAGCACAAACCAAAACATGA
- the LOC140051146 gene encoding dystrophin-like isoform X1: MNSIWDRSTTNNGIPYFINHSTEQTQWDHPDLVKAMDHLEELGGIRFAAYRTAMKLRMLQKELCLHYVEMRFIRIAFDQYGFRQINNTVMDVVQLYNIIYDIFTMCRDRGHPDVRVDHCTDLLLNWILNLYDRSRTGCLRVISVKIGIVCLCAARITEKYKYFFEQISDKTGHVTRKSLNILLQDMMEITNVIVESEAFGKNILAAVENCFSNNFGNTVDSQHFMSWMLAEPQTIVWLPTLHRLSASETIKHQSKCCICKAYPIVGLRYKCLKCINFDLCQECFFTGRTSGKHKYTHPTQEYCLGSSSKDDARAFGKIIRNKLSKKRGNNIKQKYLSINGATEADIGFADTELRPDIGTHSNMNKLTQRLAEVETFTPPLAKSKKTSSSKLTSEDENILEKERLQKAINILERENEELLQQIEDRHFIGTGSEGSSEYDWLQLQREEMLARQEVLEERNKQLELQLRRLRLITKVQPTSLSPQHLERLSLPSTQHSRVAPPSLSSFQHTDQASPGIDMVDRADKTPLQSTYSHVPSPQYQPPIIANSLQPNRRRPFHVPSPQDQPPNLDNSLQPNRRRPFHVPSPQDQPPNLDNSLQPNRRRPFHVPSPQDQPPNLDNSLQPNRRRPFHVPSPQYQPPNLDNSLQPNRLRPFHLSDQSELVFPSANATRFYPSEEAQLQDLVQKLEDVFPLNVNHEYSQHAPLDLTSDMAAEYHQDGLGSRSDLNKMLSAATRVGNAMSSLVSKVTI, encoded by the exons ATGAACTCCATATGGGATCGCTCAACAACAAACAATGGTATACCATATTTCATAAA TCACTCTACTGAGCAAACTCAATGGGATCATCCAGATTTAGTGAAAGCCATGGATCATTTGg AGGAACTTGGCGGAATTCGATTTGCTGCTTACCGTACTGCGATGAAGCTACGAATGCTACAAAAAGAATTGTGTT tgcATTATGTGGAAATGCGTTTTATTCGCATTGCCTTTGATCAGTATGGCTTTCGGCAAATTAATAACACTGTGATGGATGTAGTACAGCTTTACAATATTATCTATGATATTTTCACAATGTGTCGTGACAGAGGACACCCAGATGTAAGAGTTGACCACTGCACTGATCTTCTGCTTAACTGGATTCTAAACCTTTATGACAG GTCTAGGACTGGATGTCTTCGAGTGATCTCTGTGAAAATTGGAATTGTCTGTTTGTGTGCTGCACGTATTACTGAAAAGTATAAAT ATTTCTTTGAACAGATAAGTGACAAGACAGGACATGTTACCCGTAAATCATTGAATATACTTTTACAAGACATGATGGAG ATTACTAATGTAATTGTTGAAAGTGAAGCTTTTGGCAAAAACATCTTGGCTGCAGTGGAAAATTGCTTTTCAAAT AACTTTGGAAATACAGTTGATTCGCAGCACTTTATGTCTTGGATGTTGGCGGAACCACAGACCATCGTATGGCTTCCTACATTGCATCGCCTTTCTGCATCTGAAACAA tTAAGCACCAATCAAAATGTTGCATCTGCAAGGCTTACCCAATTGTTGGCTTGCGTTATAAATGCCTCAAATGTATAAACTTTGACCTTTGTCAAGAATGTTTTTTTACTGGACGAACAAGCGGTAAACATAAGTATACTCATCCAACACAAGAGTATTGTTTGGGG aGTTCGTCTAAGGATGATGCCCGAGCCTTTGGAAAGATTATTCGTAACAAACTGAGCAAAAAACGAGGGaataatataaaacagaaaTATTTGTCAATAAATGGTGCAACAGAAGCAGATATTGGATTTGCAGACACTGAACTCAGACCAGATATAGGAACTCACTCAAACATGAACAAACTTACCCAAAG gtTAGCTGAAGTAGAAACATTTACACCACCTCTTGCTAAATCAAAGAAGACCTCATCATCCAAACTGACCAGTGAAGATGAAAATATACTTGAAAAGGAAAGGCTGCAAAAAGCTATTAACATATTAGAaagagaaaatga GGAACTCCTTCAACAGATTGAGGATCGACATTTCATTGGTACTGGAAGTGAGGGTTCATCTGAGTATGACTGGCTTCAGTTACAGCGTGAAGAGATGCTTGCACGACAAGAGGTCCTTGAGGAACGGAACAAACAGTTGGAATTACAGTTAAGACGTTTGCGTCTAATAACAAAA GTACAACCAACGTCACTTTCTCCACAACACCTTGAGAGATTGTCTTTACCATCAACACAACATAGCAGAGTAGCTCCTCCTAGTTTGTCTTCATTCCAGCACACTGACCAAGCATCGCCGGGGATTGATATGGTTGACAGAGCTGATAAGACACCATTACAATCTACATACAGTCATGTACCTAGTCCTCAATATCAACCTCCAATTATCGCCAATTCACTACAACCAAATAGGCGTCGCCCGTTTCATGTACCTAGTCCTCAAGATCAACCTCCAAACCTTGACAATTCACTACAACCAAATAGGCGTCGCCCGTTTCATGTACCTAGTCCTCAAGATCAACCTCCAAACCTTGACAATTCACTACAACCAAATAGGCGTCGCCCGTTTCATGTACCTAGTCCTCAAGATCAACCTCCAAACCTTGACAATTCACTACAACCAAATAGGCGTCGCCCGTTTCATGTACCTAGTCCTCAATATCAACCTCCAAACCTTGACAATTCACTACAACCAAATAGGCTTCGCCCGTTTCATCTTTCTGACCAATCAGAATTGGTTTTTCCCTCTGCTAATGCTACCAGATTTTATCCATCAGAGGAAGCACAACTTCAGGATTTGGTTCAAAAGTTAGAGGATGTTTTTCCATTAAATGTCAATCATG AATATTCCCAGCATGCTCCTTTAGATTTGACCTCTGACATGGCTGCTGAATATCACCAAGATGGACTAG GTTCTCGTAGTGActtgaataaaatgttatctGCTGCCACCCGTGTTGGAAATGCTATGTCTTCATTGGTGTCAAAGGTCACTATATGA